In the bacterium genome, GACCGCGATCTGCCGCGGGGCCGACGAATTGATGATCCGCGAGTCGCCGTTCATCAAGGAGATCCGGCCCTGGATGGACGACAGCCACGTGAATCCCGGAGCGTTCACGGTCGAGATCCTGCGAGAGCGGCACGGGCTGTCGGGCCGCCGGCGGATCGGCATCGAGAAAAAGAGCCACGCGTTGCTTCCTTATTATTACGACCTGCTACGGGAGCAGATCCCGGACGGCGTCGACCTCGTGGACGCCTCCGACCTCGTGACCGAATTCCGGCTCATTAAGTCGCCGGCGGAGCTCGCGTACATGCGCCGCGCCGCTCAGATTATGGACCGGGCCTTTACAGCGGCCTTCCAGGCCGCCCGCCCCGGCAGGCGCGAGTGCGACGTCAACGCGGCCGTGCTGCACACGCTCTCATCGCTTGGCGCGGACTATCCGGCCGTGGCGCCGCCGATCGCGTCGGGTCCCAGAACCTTGACGCAAACTCACGGCGCGGCGACCGAGCGCATCATGGAGCAGGGCGATCCCTTCACAGTCGAGATCGGCGCGCCGTACAAACGCTATCACGCGGTCGCGGTCCACTCCGGGCATCTCGGCGAGCCGGGGCCGGAGATCCGGAGCCTCTACAACGGTCTGCGCGAAGGAATCGAAGAAGGCTTGGAGATGATCCGGCCTGGCCTCCCGGTGGCACGAATCGCCACGGCCGTGGTGGACCGGCTGGAGGCGCATGGGTTATCGCGCAAAGGACGGCATGTCGGGTACGGCATCGGGATCGGCTACCCCCCCACGTGGCTCGACAACCTGCGAATCAAAGAGACGGATTCCCACGTGCTGCGGGAAGGGATGACCTTCTTTCTGTTCGCCGGCGCGCTGACGAAGGGCGGCGACCGGTGTCTCTATCTCGGCGAGCCGGTGGCCGTCGGCCGGGACGGTTGCGAACGGCTCAGCGGCCTGCCCAGAGAGTTGCGGGTGATCTGATGTCCACCAGCCCGACCGCTGTGCTTGCGCACTACACGGCCGCGGCATCACTCGACGGCGTGCCCGCGCCGGTCATCCAGAAAGTGAAAGAGCTGATCCTGGACCATCTGGGATGCGCGCTCGGGGGCAGCCGTACGCCGCTGGCGCGCGCCGCGGCGGACGTAGCCGGCAACGGCGGCGGCGCGACGGTCGCCGGTACCCGGACCAAGACGGCCCCGGGCCCGGCCGCGTTCGCGAACGCCATGGCCGCGAACGCGCTTGACTACGACGACACCGGACCGACCGGCCATCCCGGCGCGACGATTATCCCAGCGGCGCTCGCGCTGGCCGAGACGCGGCGCCTGGGCGGCGACGCGTTCCTGCTCGCGGCGCTTGTCGGATATGAGGTGTGGGCGCACATCGCCGGCGCGATCCAACCCGGCTGGGAGCGCCGGGTCCTGGTCTACGGCAACGGGGTGACGCAGACGTTCGGGGCGGCCGCCGCGTCCGCCCGGCTGCTCGGCCTCGACGTAGAACGCACGCTGTGTGCCTTTGGGCTGGCGGGCGCTTTCGCCCCGCTGCCGCATGACGGGAAGATCGGGTGGGACGAAACCCGGGTGTCATGGGTCAAGGACAATGTGGCGTGGCCGGCCGAAGGCGGCTTACGCGCCGCGCTGCTGGCCGAGCACGGGTTTGCGGCGACGCGCGAAATTCTCGACGGCGAGCGCGGTCTCTGGATCATGGCCGGGTCGGACCGCTGCGACTTCGACCGGATGACGCGCGGGGTGGGCACGGAGTTCGACGTACTCCGCGTCTCGTTGAAGCCGTACCCCTGCTGCCGGTGGCTGCACTCGACCGTGGACGCGGTGCGGCAGGCGATGGCCGAGCACCGCGTGGATCCACGCGAAGTCCGCCGGGTCACAGTGCGGTCGATGGCGCCGCTCGTCGACTGGTTTCAAATTCGCCGGCCGGCGACCATGGTCGACGCCGAGTTCAGCGTCCCGCACGCCGTCGCCATGACGCTCCTCGGGCGACCGCGGCCCGACTGGTGGCTCGAGGCGAACCGCTCGGATCCCGACGTGCTGGCGCTCATGGACCGCGTCACAGTCGAACTGGATGAGGCGGCGCAGGCGGAGTACGCGCAGAACCGCAACTCCGCCCGGATTCCGGCCACCGTGGTCGTCGAGACGGCGCGCGGCACCTTCGAGCGCTCCCGCAAAATGTGCCACGGGGGGCCCGACGATCCGATGACATGGCGGGAGATCGAAGAGAAGTTTCGCGAGCTGGCCGAGCCGGTCATCGGCGGCCGGCGCGCGGACGCAGTTCTACAGATGGTGACGGAACTCGAGGCGGTAGGCTCGCTCGACGAGCTCACCGGAGCGCTCGCCGGAGGGTAGCCGGGTCTCCGCTCCCGGCTTCGCCGGCGCCCGCGACCTCCTCAAGGAGATGCCCGGCGAACTGGAGAAACAGTGGCCACCTCGACGGCCGCCGCCCAGTGCACGGCCGTTCTGGTCTCGCGATCGCTCCGATCACGGAAAGGGGGAAGGGTGTTGGCCAAGCAGTTCATCCGCTCGTTCGAAGGCGCCAAACTGCCATACCGTCACCACGCAAACGGCATGTACTCCATGGCGATCCGCACGAGGGGAGACTACATCTTCTTCCGCGGGCAGACGGGCTACGACCTCGAGGGCCACTTCGTGGGCGAGGGCGACGCCGGCGCGCAGGCCGAGCAGGCCTGCAAGAACATCAGGCAGCTCGCGGAGGAAGCGGGCGGCAGCATCAAAGACGTCTGCAAACTCACCGTGTACGTGACCGACGTATCGTACCGCAAGGCGGTCTACGCGATGATCGACAAGTATTTCGAGGGCGTCAAGCACTGCAGCACCGGAGTGGTGTGCAGCGGGCTCGCGCTGCCGCACCTGTTTGTCGAGATCGACGCGTTCGCCGTCATCGATCGCTAGCCGGGGGGGTACGGGAGATGGATCGGAAATCAGGCACGCTCAGCCGGAGACAGCTGTTACAGTACGGTGCCGCGGCGGCCGCGGCGGCGGCGTTCCAGCCAGTCACGCTCGCAGGATCCGGGGCGGCCGCGGCCGCTCCGCGGCGCGGCGGCACGTTGAAGATCGCCTGGGCGAGCTCGCCGCTCTCCATCGACCCGGCGTACGCGGTGTCCGGCGACGAGTACATGATCACCGCGGCGATTTACGACAACCTCACCCGCGTCGACGAGAAGTTCACTGTCCACCCGCAGCTGGCGACCGGCTGGAGCGCGAACGACCGCGGCGACGTGTGGACCTTCAATCTTCGCCGGGGCGTCAAATTCCACCACGGACGCGAGCTCACGGCGCGAGACGTCGTCTTCACCTTTGAGCGCATTCTCGATCCCAAGAACGGCTCGCCGGCCCGTACCTCGCTGGGCCCCATCGACAAAATCGAGGCCGCCGACGACTATACGGTCCGCTTCCGACTCTCGATCCCCTACGCGGACCTGCCGGTCTCGCTCGGCACGACGTACGCACGCATCGTGCCGGCCGATCGAGCCTCGCTGATCAAGAGCGGGCCGTCCGGCACCGGCCCGTTCCGTCTCGCCGAGTTCCGGCCGGGGGCCTACACCCGGATGGTACGGTTCCAGAACTACTGGGATCAGAACCGCCCGTACCTGGACGAGCTGTGGGAGGTCAACATGCCGGCCATGGCCAGCCAGGTGGCGGCGTTGACGGGCGGCTCGGTCCACGCGATGTTCGAGGTGCCGGCGTCATATGTGCCGTCTCTTCAAACGCCGGACGTGTCGGTGGTCTCGGTGAAGAGCCCGGGATTCCAGCCGCTGACCATGAACCCCGCGGAGAAACCGTTTAACGACGCGCGCGTGAGGCAGGCGTTGAAGTATCTCGTCGACCGCGAGGCCCTGATCAAAGCCATCTGGCAGGGGCATGCGACGGTGGGCGAAGACCATTCGGTTCCCAGCTTCAGTCCGTATTACGCGGCGACGACGCCTACCCACACCTACGACGTCGCCAAGGCGAAGGCGCTGCTGGCCGAGGCCGGGTACGGCTCCGGGCTCAGCGTGGAACTGTGGACGTCGAACGAGCGGGTCGGGCTGCAGGAACTGGCCGTAGCCTACCAGCAGATGGCCGCGCCCGCCGGAGTGAAGATCGAAGTCAAGAACGTGCCGTGGTCCGTCCACGTCGCCACCGTCTATAAGAAGAAGCCGTTTTACGCCAACAACTGGTTCGGACGCGCGAGCATTGACGAGACGCTGTTCCCCTACTTCCGCACCGGCGGCG is a window encoding:
- a CDS encoding MmgE/PrpD family protein produces the protein MSTSPTAVLAHYTAAASLDGVPAPVIQKVKELILDHLGCALGGSRTPLARAAADVAGNGGGATVAGTRTKTAPGPAAFANAMAANALDYDDTGPTGHPGATIIPAALALAETRRLGGDAFLLAALVGYEVWAHIAGAIQPGWERRVLVYGNGVTQTFGAAAASARLLGLDVERTLCAFGLAGAFAPLPHDGKIGWDETRVSWVKDNVAWPAEGGLRAALLAEHGFAATREILDGERGLWIMAGSDRCDFDRMTRGVGTEFDVLRVSLKPYPCCRWLHSTVDAVRQAMAEHRVDPREVRRVTVRSMAPLVDWFQIRRPATMVDAEFSVPHAVAMTLLGRPRPDWWLEANRSDPDVLALMDRVTVELDEAAQAEYAQNRNSARIPATVVVETARGTFERSRKMCHGGPDDPMTWREIEEKFRELAEPVIGGRRADAVLQMVTELEAVGSLDELTGALAGG
- a CDS encoding RidA family protein, with protein sequence MAKQFIRSFEGAKLPYRHHANGMYSMAIRTRGDYIFFRGQTGYDLEGHFVGEGDAGAQAEQACKNIRQLAEEAGGSIKDVCKLTVYVTDVSYRKAVYAMIDKYFEGVKHCSTGVVCSGLALPHLFVEIDAFAVIDR
- a CDS encoding ABC transporter substrate-binding protein, producing MDRKSGTLSRRQLLQYGAAAAAAAAFQPVTLAGSGAAAAAPRRGGTLKIAWASSPLSIDPAYAVSGDEYMITAAIYDNLTRVDEKFTVHPQLATGWSANDRGDVWTFNLRRGVKFHHGRELTARDVVFTFERILDPKNGSPARTSLGPIDKIEAADDYTVRFRLSIPYADLPVSLGTTYARIVPADRASLIKSGPSGTGPFRLAEFRPGAYTRMVRFQNYWDQNRPYLDELWEVNMPAMASQVAALTGGSVHAMFEVPASYVPSLQTPDVSVVSVKSPGFQPLTMNPAEKPFNDARVRQALKYLVDREALIKAIWQGHATVGEDHSVPSFSPYYAATTPTHTYDVAKAKALLAEAGYGSGLSVELWTSNERVGLQELAVAYQQMAAPAGVKIEVKNVPWSVHVATVYKKKPFYANNWFGRASIDETLFPYFRTGGGFNDAYSNKDVDTLLDTGRATTDLGKRKGFYARAEQVIHVDGPWVVPYFTMYVAAMRSNVKGIAVHPLRWWDFREAYFEG
- a CDS encoding Xaa-Pro peptidase family protein, which encodes MALPFEIAEYEARIEHARAAMRDARLDLLLLFHQESLYYLFGYDQIGYWVYQTVVLPADGSAPTAICRGADELMIRESPFIKEIRPWMDDSHVNPGAFTVEILRERHGLSGRRRIGIEKKSHALLPYYYDLLREQIPDGVDLVDASDLVTEFRLIKSPAELAYMRRAAQIMDRAFTAAFQAARPGRRECDVNAAVLHTLSSLGADYPAVAPPIASGPRTLTQTHGAATERIMEQGDPFTVEIGAPYKRYHAVAVHSGHLGEPGPEIRSLYNGLREGIEEGLEMIRPGLPVARIATAVVDRLEAHGLSRKGRHVGYGIGIGYPPTWLDNLRIKETDSHVLREGMTFFLFAGALTKGGDRCLYLGEPVAVGRDGCERLSGLPRELRVI